The following are encoded in a window of Clostridium thermarum genomic DNA:
- the tnpC gene encoding IS66 family transposase: MSKTEVKSFNLENYSRKELEDAFIKLSIEKEQAELRLKWYEEQYKLNKQRLFGKSSEKNIDGQINMPIFNEAESERQPFTAEPNLDDCAKQQQSSSKAKKLKGKREKDLSDLPKQIVEYKLSAEEQVCSQCGGQLHEVRSEIRRELEVIPAQIIVKEIHSMIYSCRKCEKEDITVPMISAPTPKPVIKGSIASSSIIAYIMTRKYVDATPLYRQEQEYKRRGLPVNRQNMANWIIRAAQDWLNPLYLRLRKYLTDYDVAHADETELEVLNEPGREATTRSYMWMYRTGNGHDPIVLYDYQPSRAGDNAKTFLNGFKGYLHVDAYDGYDKLLKDSKAGGAMEVTLVACFAHARRYFTDTLKAVTDKESYMYTSAYQGVKYIDEMFKLEEELSSLSSEDRYDERLSKLKPMLEAYFSWIEKEHALALPKSSYGKAVNYSFNQKDKLMSILKDGRLELSNNRAERAIKPFVIGRKNWLFANTPQGAKASAVTYSIIETAKENDLNPFEYLKYLFEQFPNVDINDSEVLDSLLPWSSTLPKYCKSKQV; the protein is encoded by the coding sequence ATGAGTAAAACAGAAGTAAAATCATTTAACTTAGAGAATTACAGTCGTAAAGAGCTAGAGGATGCCTTCATAAAACTCAGCATTGAAAAGGAGCAGGCTGAGCTTAGACTAAAATGGTATGAAGAGCAATACAAGCTCAACAAGCAGAGACTATTTGGTAAATCCAGTGAAAAGAATATAGATGGTCAGATTAACATGCCAATATTTAACGAGGCTGAAAGTGAGCGACAGCCTTTTACTGCTGAGCCTAATTTAGATGATTGTGCAAAGCAACAACAATCTTCATCCAAGGCTAAAAAGCTTAAAGGAAAACGTGAAAAAGATCTTTCAGATCTTCCTAAGCAAATAGTTGAATATAAGCTCTCAGCTGAAGAACAGGTTTGTTCTCAATGTGGCGGTCAACTCCATGAGGTGCGTTCCGAAATCCGCAGAGAGCTGGAGGTCATCCCGGCACAAATTATCGTAAAAGAAATCCACAGCATGATTTATTCCTGTCGGAAATGTGAAAAGGAAGATATAACTGTCCCAATGATTTCGGCGCCAACCCCTAAGCCTGTCATTAAGGGAAGTATAGCATCCTCTTCTATAATAGCATATATCATGACTAGGAAATATGTAGATGCTACTCCTCTTTATAGGCAGGAACAAGAATACAAGCGGCGTGGTTTACCAGTTAACCGTCAAAACATGGCTAACTGGATTATTCGGGCTGCACAAGATTGGCTGAATCCTTTGTACCTGCGTCTACGTAAATACCTTACGGACTATGATGTAGCTCATGCGGACGAAACAGAACTAGAAGTTCTCAATGAGCCGGGCCGTGAGGCCACAACAAGGTCTTATATGTGGATGTACCGTACAGGCAATGGGCATGATCCTATTGTTCTATACGATTATCAGCCATCAAGGGCAGGAGATAATGCCAAAACCTTCTTAAATGGATTTAAGGGTTATCTTCATGTTGATGCCTATGACGGTTATGACAAACTTTTGAAAGATTCCAAAGCCGGCGGTGCCATGGAAGTTACTCTCGTAGCGTGCTTCGCACATGCAAGGAGGTATTTCACTGATACCTTAAAGGCAGTGACTGATAAAGAAAGCTACATGTATACCTCTGCTTATCAAGGAGTCAAATATATTGATGAAATGTTTAAGCTTGAGGAAGAACTATCAAGTTTGTCATCTGAAGACCGGTATGATGAACGCCTTAGCAAACTTAAACCAATGCTAGAGGCTTATTTCTCATGGATTGAAAAGGAACACGCTCTTGCACTACCCAAATCAAGTTACGGGAAAGCTGTCAATTACTCATTCAATCAGAAGGATAAACTGATGAGTATACTCAAAGATGGCAGGCTGGAACTTAGCAATAACCGCGCCGAAAGGGCAATAAAGCCATTTGTCATTGGGAGAAAAAATTGGCTGTTCGCCAATACTCCGCAGGGAGCAAAGGCAAGTGCAGTTACTTATAGTATTATTGAAACTGCAAAGGAAAATGATCTTAATCCTTTTGAATACTTAAAATACTTATTTGAGCAGTTTCCAAATGTTGATATAAATGATTCTGAAGTTTTAGATTCTTTATTGCCTTGGTCATCTACCTTACCTAAATACTGTAAATCAAAACAAGTATAG
- a CDS encoding NCS2 family permease: MERFFKLKENGTNVSTELMAGLTTFFAMSYIIFVNPDMLSITGMPKGAVFLATIFAAAIGTLVMALFANVPYAQAPGMGLNAFFTFTVCSQLGFSWEQALAMVFICGIVNILITVTKIRKSIIKAIPVSLQHAIGGGIGIFIAYIGIKNAGLLQFTSDPGKNVILEGGTVISDASAVPALVNLNNPSVILALIGIAITVILLLLRVKGAILISIVATTLIGIPMGVVDLSQIGTTQSVTESFEQLGTTIGAAFGSNGFVSLFNDASKLPLVLMTIFAFSLSDTFDTIGTFIGTGRKSGIFSEEDEKTMETSTGFKSKMDKALFADAIATSIGALLGTSNTTTYVESAAGIGAGGRTGLTSLATAVLFLLCIFLAPVAGIVPAAATAPALIIVGVMMLSSFKEIQWDNLDEAIPAFFAGIFMALVYSISYGIAAGFIFYCIVKLVRGKLKEVHPILLVSTLLFIANFVILAII; encoded by the coding sequence ATGGAAAGGTTTTTCAAACTGAAAGAAAACGGAACAAACGTATCAACTGAGCTTATGGCTGGACTTACTACCTTCTTCGCAATGTCATACATTATATTTGTAAACCCGGATATGCTATCTATTACCGGAATGCCAAAAGGAGCTGTTTTCCTGGCAACAATCTTTGCTGCTGCAATAGGTACTTTAGTAATGGCGCTCTTTGCAAATGTACCTTACGCACAAGCTCCAGGTATGGGGTTAAACGCCTTCTTTACTTTCACTGTTTGCTCTCAGTTAGGATTTTCATGGGAACAAGCACTAGCAATGGTATTTATCTGCGGTATAGTAAATATACTTATAACTGTTACAAAAATCAGAAAGTCAATTATTAAAGCTATTCCAGTTAGTTTACAACATGCAATCGGCGGTGGCATTGGTATTTTTATAGCTTACATAGGAATTAAAAATGCCGGCCTGTTGCAATTTACTTCTGATCCTGGTAAGAACGTAATTTTAGAGGGAGGTACTGTTATATCTGACGCCAGCGCAGTTCCTGCTCTTGTTAATTTAAATAATCCTTCTGTAATTCTTGCACTAATAGGTATAGCAATTACTGTTATCTTGCTTCTATTAAGAGTTAAGGGTGCAATATTGATAAGTATAGTAGCAACTACTTTAATTGGTATTCCAATGGGTGTTGTTGACCTTTCTCAGATAGGCACAACTCAAAGTGTGACTGAATCCTTCGAGCAACTTGGAACTACTATTGGAGCTGCCTTCGGTAGCAACGGCTTTGTTTCACTGTTTAATGATGCTTCTAAGCTTCCGCTAGTTTTAATGACCATATTTGCCTTCAGTTTATCTGATACTTTTGACACTATCGGAACCTTCATTGGTACTGGAAGAAAGAGCGGTATCTTCAGTGAAGAAGATGAAAAAACAATGGAAACAAGTACAGGCTTTAAGTCAAAAATGGATAAAGCCCTATTCGCAGATGCAATTGCAACTTCAATAGGTGCATTGCTTGGTACTTCCAACACAACAACCTATGTTGAAAGTGCAGCAGGTATTGGAGCCGGTGGCAGAACTGGTTTAACCAGCCTTGCAACAGCAGTATTGTTCCTATTATGTATTTTCTTAGCTCCTGTTGCCGGTATAGTTCCAGCAGCTGCAACTGCTCCAGCACTTATTATAGTTGGCGTTATGATGCTTTCCTCTTTCAAGGAAATCCAATGGGACAACTTAGATGAAGCAATACCTGCCTTCTTTGCCGGAATATTCATGGCCTTGGTATACAGCATTTCTTACGGTATAGCTGCAGGTTTCATATTCTACTGCATAGTAAAACTTGTAAGAGGAAAACTAAAAGAAGTTCACCCCATATTACTAGTATCAACCCTACTCTTTATAGCAAACTTTGTAATATTGGCGATTATATAG
- a CDS encoding L,D-transpeptidase family protein, translating into MDVSLKAKGKVLELIKKQNEAYELELVERNNEIERISGREVGLKMNEISSVSEVVRSQNGFMWLKSISVPHIYYLESLFAYDEELMKNKINSLKCLNNIIIEPVDVGFEYSKGKYTPKREVYGNKINKDKLIETIKTYILKGQKKLDLNENRCYENPRFTIDSEKTTETLKLLNKYVSAKITYVFGEEKEFIDGNTINQWLKVDENLDVIIDRAAVKKYVQALGEKYDTVGKTRNFETSLGKIVQVKGGSYGWKIDTNAESKALMENIKLGEIFEKEPLYLQKAFSRDGDEIGNTYVEINITRQRLWFYKDGRLIVQGAVVTGNPYKGNATKVGVFMLNYKQKDTILRGADYEAEVTYWMPFYGNMGIHDASWRHVFGGEIYKRNGTHGCVNVPLYIAKKIFDNIEDGTPIISYEEE; encoded by the coding sequence GTGGACGTGTCGTTAAAGGCAAAGGGAAAAGTATTGGAATTAATAAAAAAGCAAAATGAAGCTTACGAACTTGAGTTGGTAGAAAGAAATAATGAAATAGAAAGGATATCCGGGCGTGAAGTAGGACTGAAAATGAATGAAATAAGTAGTGTTTCAGAGGTGGTCCGCAGTCAAAATGGATTTATGTGGCTAAAATCCATTAGTGTACCACATATATATTACTTGGAGAGTCTATTTGCATATGATGAAGAACTTATGAAAAATAAAATAAATAGTTTAAAATGTCTAAACAACATAATAATCGAACCTGTGGATGTTGGTTTTGAATACTCAAAGGGGAAATATACACCTAAGAGGGAGGTATATGGAAATAAAATAAATAAAGATAAACTAATTGAAACTATAAAAACATATATTTTAAAAGGACAGAAAAAATTAGATTTAAATGAAAATCGGTGCTATGAAAATCCAAGATTCACCATAGATTCTGAAAAAACAACCGAAACCTTAAAACTATTGAATAAATATGTCTCCGCAAAGATTACATATGTTTTTGGAGAAGAAAAGGAGTTTATTGATGGGAATACAATAAACCAATGGCTCAAGGTAGATGAGAACTTGGATGTAATAATAGATAGAGCAGCAGTAAAAAAGTATGTACAAGCACTAGGAGAAAAATATGACACGGTGGGAAAAACCAGGAACTTTGAAACTTCCTTAGGAAAAATAGTTCAGGTCAAAGGTGGATCTTACGGCTGGAAAATTGATACTAATGCCGAAAGTAAGGCATTGATGGAAAACATTAAGCTGGGAGAGATATTTGAAAAAGAACCCCTATATCTTCAAAAGGCCTTCTCCAGAGATGGTGATGAAATAGGTAATACCTATGTGGAAATTAATATAACAAGGCAAAGGTTATGGTTTTACAAGGATGGAAGACTTATAGTACAAGGGGCTGTTGTGACCGGCAATCCTTACAAAGGAAATGCTACAAAGGTTGGAGTCTTCATGCTGAATTATAAGCAAAAGGATACAATTTTGAGAGGGGCAGATTACGAAGCTGAAGTTACTTACTGGATGCCCTTTTATGGCAATATGGGAATACATGATGCAAGTTGGAGACATGTTTTTGGAGGTGAAATATACAAGAGAAATGGGACACATGGCTGTGTAAATGTACCATTATACATAGCAAAAAAAATATTTGACAATATAGAAGACGGAACACCAATTATCTCGTATGAAGAAGAATGA
- a CDS encoding phosphomevalonate kinase: MTNSGYTIKVPGKLFIAGEYAVLEPEQMAVVIAVNRYVYAYIKSSVNNILDIPKTDMVNITWEIGCEDLIFNTTDNRLNFIKNSLLLVYRYLSEKSITHKNFHLVVESKLDDDESGKKYGLGSSAAVVTAVIAAVLQLHLGKLEKEDLDIIFKLASLAHVKTQGSGSGADIAAAVYGGWIHYSAFSTKWLLKQLDNDYKLTDVVEQPWTNLMIRKLIPPPMLQLAVGWTQETSATGPMIEKVQKFRESNEEIYKEFLIESSKAVDLLVKAFESKDYYQAMKALKKNGKALAKLGRSAGVSIVTSKLKKLCSTADRFGAGKSSGAGGGDCGIVFLKSNDLRDQLYMAWQEVDIIPLNLSVTEKGVVVEGITKV; this comes from the coding sequence TTGACAAACTCTGGTTATACTATAAAGGTTCCTGGTAAACTCTTTATTGCGGGAGAATATGCAGTGTTGGAGCCTGAACAGATGGCAGTGGTTATAGCTGTAAACCGTTATGTTTATGCCTATATTAAGTCAAGTGTAAATAATATTCTTGATATCCCTAAAACAGATATGGTAAATATTACCTGGGAAATAGGCTGTGAAGATTTAATTTTTAATACTACAGATAATCGATTAAACTTTATAAAAAATTCCTTATTACTGGTATATCGGTATTTAAGTGAAAAATCAATTACACACAAAAACTTCCATTTAGTAGTTGAAAGCAAGCTGGATGATGACGAAAGTGGAAAAAAGTATGGACTTGGGTCCAGTGCAGCAGTTGTTACAGCAGTAATTGCTGCTGTACTGCAGCTGCATCTAGGCAAGCTTGAAAAGGAAGATTTAGATATAATTTTTAAGCTTGCATCCCTTGCTCATGTAAAAACTCAAGGAAGTGGGTCTGGAGCAGATATTGCTGCAGCAGTTTACGGAGGTTGGATACACTATTCAGCTTTCAGCACCAAATGGCTGCTCAAGCAGTTGGACAACGATTATAAATTAACTGATGTTGTTGAGCAACCATGGACAAATCTTATGATCAGGAAGTTAATACCGCCACCAATGCTGCAACTGGCTGTTGGATGGACTCAAGAAACATCGGCAACGGGACCAATGATAGAAAAGGTTCAGAAATTTAGAGAGAGTAATGAGGAAATATATAAGGAATTTCTTATAGAGAGCTCAAAGGCAGTTGATCTTTTAGTTAAAGCCTTTGAAAGTAAGGATTACTATCAGGCCATGAAGGCACTTAAGAAAAATGGGAAAGCTCTTGCAAAACTAGGCAGAAGTGCAGGCGTAAGTATTGTGACTTCAAAGTTAAAAAAATTATGTTCTACAGCAGACAGGTTTGGGGCTGGTAAGTCCTCAGGAGCAGGAGGAGGGGACTGTGGTATTGTATTTTTAAAAAGCAATGATTTGAGAGACCAGTTATATATGGCTTGGCAAGAAGTAGATATTATACCCTTAAATTTATCTGTAACGGAAAAAGGGGTAGTAGTTGAGGGAATCACGAAAGTTTGA
- the xylA gene encoding xylose isomerase codes for MKEYFVNVPFIKYEGKDSKNPFAFKYYNPDEVVGGKTMREHLRFTLSYWHTLTANGADPFGSGTYEKPWDGETDPIKLAKIRLEAAFELMNKLGIDYFAFHDRDIAPEGKDLAETNAILDEIVAYAKELMAKYNKKLLWGTANMFTNPRFVHGAATSCNADVFAFAAAQVKKALEVTKELGGENYVFWGGREGYETLLNTDLKLEQDNLARFFHMAVDYAKKIGFTGQFLIEPKPKEPTKHQYDFDVATVLAFLRKYDLDKYFKMNIEANHATLAGHTFQHEVAMARINGVLGSLDINQGDPNLGWDTDQFPTNIYDATLLMYEVLKNGGIAPGGLNFDAKVRRASFEAEDLFLGYIAGMDTLAKGLKVAHKMLETGEFEKVVENRYSSFSDGIGKDIVEGKVDFEALEKYALAHSEIKNKSGKQELLEARLNQYIFNEE; via the coding sequence ATGAAAGAGTATTTTGTAAATGTGCCCTTCATAAAATATGAAGGAAAAGATTCAAAGAATCCTTTTGCTTTTAAGTATTATAATCCTGATGAAGTTGTAGGCGGAAAGACAATGAGAGAGCACCTTAGATTTACATTGTCCTACTGGCATACACTAACAGCTAATGGAGCAGATCCATTTGGTTCAGGAACATATGAAAAACCATGGGACGGAGAAACAGATCCTATAAAGCTTGCAAAAATAAGATTAGAAGCTGCTTTTGAACTTATGAACAAGCTAGGTATAGATTATTTTGCCTTCCATGATAGAGACATAGCACCAGAAGGAAAAGATCTAGCGGAAACAAATGCAATTCTTGATGAAATAGTTGCCTATGCTAAAGAGTTAATGGCTAAATACAACAAGAAGTTGCTTTGGGGAACTGCTAATATGTTCACAAATCCAAGGTTTGTGCATGGAGCTGCAACTTCCTGCAATGCAGATGTTTTTGCCTTTGCAGCAGCTCAGGTTAAAAAAGCTCTGGAGGTTACTAAAGAGCTAGGCGGAGAAAACTATGTATTCTGGGGTGGTAGAGAAGGTTACGAAACTCTACTTAACACAGATTTAAAATTAGAACAGGACAACTTAGCTAGATTCTTCCACATGGCAGTAGATTATGCTAAGAAGATTGGTTTCACAGGACAATTCCTAATAGAACCAAAGCCGAAGGAACCAACAAAGCATCAATATGACTTTGATGTAGCTACTGTATTAGCCTTCTTAAGAAAATATGATTTAGATAAGTACTTCAAGATGAACATAGAAGCAAACCATGCAACACTAGCAGGACATACTTTCCAGCACGAAGTTGCTATGGCAAGAATTAATGGTGTACTTGGAAGCCTTGACATAAATCAGGGAGATCCAAATTTAGGCTGGGATACAGACCAGTTCCCAACTAATATTTATGACGCAACTCTACTAATGTATGAAGTATTAAAGAATGGTGGAATTGCTCCTGGTGGACTTAACTTTGATGCTAAAGTTAGACGTGCTTCCTTTGAAGCAGAAGACCTATTCCTTGGCTATATCGCAGGTATGGATACTCTTGCTAAGGGCTTAAAGGTTGCACACAAGATGCTTGAAACCGGTGAGTTTGAAAAAGTTGTTGAAAATAGATATAGCAGTTTCTCCGATGGAATCGGTAAGGATATAGTAGAAGGTAAGGTTGATTTTGAAGCTCTAGAGAAGTATGCACTAGCTCACAGCGAAATCAAGAACAAGTCCGGTAAACAGGAACTATTAGAAGCTAGATTGAATCAATATATATTTAACGAAGAATAG
- a CDS encoding transposase: MAREIRRYSKEEIAGHVARLFPPENKSLGELSIETGISKSTLATWKKKAEKEKGHTKPRRNLTPNERFLVVMEAYSLSEIELSRYCREKGLYYEEVKSWISACATATDKTEEREDIKELRVSKAADAKVSVKLSTHFMNINLVR; the protein is encoded by the coding sequence ATGGCAAGAGAAATTAGAAGATATAGTAAGGAAGAAATAGCCGGGCATGTGGCTAGATTATTCCCACCAGAGAATAAATCTTTAGGAGAGCTATCAATTGAAACAGGGATAAGTAAGTCAACCTTAGCAACATGGAAGAAGAAAGCTGAAAAGGAAAAGGGCCATACTAAACCTAGAAGAAACCTAACCCCTAATGAAAGATTTTTAGTAGTTATGGAGGCTTATAGCCTATCAGAAATTGAGTTATCAAGATACTGCAGGGAAAAAGGTTTATACTACGAAGAAGTTAAATCGTGGATTAGCGCTTGCGCTACTGCCACTGACAAAACAGAAGAGAGAGAGGATATAAAGGAACTAAGAGTGAGCAAAGCAGCAGATGCTAAGGTAAGCGTCAAACTGTCCACACATTTTATGAATATAAATCTTGTGAGATAA
- the tnpB gene encoding IS66 family insertion sequence element accessory protein TnpB (TnpB, as the term is used for proteins encoded by IS66 family insertion elements, is considered an accessory protein, since TnpC, encoded by a neighboring gene, is a DDE family transposase.): MLNLKQTSNVFLAAGSTDMRKSIDGLAIIVQMNFKLDPFSDALFVFCNAKRDKLKLLYWERNGFWLYYRRLEKGRFKWPNNSKDKVIHVTERELRWLLDGLDINQKGVHRDIMQRKII; encoded by the coding sequence ATGTTAAACCTAAAGCAGACTTCTAATGTATTTTTGGCTGCTGGAAGTACTGATATGAGAAAATCTATTGACGGTCTCGCCATCATCGTTCAGATGAATTTTAAGTTAGATCCATTCTCTGATGCACTTTTTGTATTCTGCAACGCTAAACGCGACAAACTCAAGTTGCTCTATTGGGAGCGGAATGGATTCTGGCTTTACTATCGCCGTTTGGAAAAAGGTCGCTTTAAGTGGCCTAATAATTCTAAAGACAAAGTTATACATGTAACGGAGCGGGAGCTCCGCTGGCTTTTAGATGGACTGGATATTAACCAAAAGGGAGTACATCGTGATATTATGCAGAGAAAAATCATTTGA
- a CDS encoding transposase domain-containing protein, translating into MYSIIETAKANKLVVERYLVYLFDNLLKIAIEGSESLENLMPWSDKIPENMKIKDRK; encoded by the coding sequence ATTTACAGCATTATTGAAACTGCCAAGGCTAATAAATTAGTTGTAGAAAGGTATTTAGTTTATCTATTTGATAATCTATTGAAGATAGCTATAGAAGGTAGCGAAAGCTTAGAGAATCTTATGCCTTGGTCAGATAAGATTCCTGAAAATATGAAAATTAAAGATAGGAAATAA
- a CDS encoding serine hydrolase domain-containing protein produces the protein MLDNKAITQIKKVLRDSIQNNELAGGNLMIIKGGNEIFYHEDGFADREVKLPIKRDSIFRLYSMTKPITAAAAMILLERGEIELFDPVSKYLSGFKNQRVYEGGALETIRNEVTLKDLLSMTSGLVYPGDHRPGQETGEVFKEIEGRLFTDNPMTTLEAVNKLGKCPLLFHPGTYWEYGTSADVLGAVIEVVTGKSFGKFLRDEIFTPLNMIDTDFWVPEEKRHRLVKIYAADGKGGLTPYAGNHLGINNKMDRKAAFESGGAGLASTIDDYAKFAKMLMNGGSLEGVQILRTKTVNYLTTAILNSAQQKGFDNWLTFAGHSYGNLMRIMTDCNKAGTLGSVGEYGWDGWLGAYFCNSPKDDLTFLFMMQKTDTGTSSLTRKLRNIIFSVLSD, from the coding sequence ATGTTGGATAATAAGGCTATTACACAAATAAAAAAGGTATTAAGGGATAGTATCCAAAACAACGAATTAGCTGGCGGTAACCTGATGATTATAAAAGGTGGTAATGAAATATTTTATCATGAAGATGGGTTTGCCGACAGGGAAGTAAAGCTTCCAATAAAAAGAGACTCTATTTTTAGACTATATTCAATGACCAAACCCATTACAGCAGCGGCAGCAATGATATTATTAGAACGGGGAGAAATTGAACTGTTTGACCCAGTAAGTAAATACCTTTCCGGCTTTAAGAATCAGAGGGTTTATGAAGGCGGCGCTTTGGAAACGATTAGAAATGAAGTAACTCTAAAGGACTTACTTTCCATGACCTCTGGATTGGTATATCCGGGAGACCATAGGCCCGGGCAGGAGACAGGAGAAGTGTTTAAAGAAATAGAGGGGAGGCTTTTCACGGATAATCCCATGACAACTTTAGAAGCAGTAAATAAACTGGGTAAATGTCCACTTTTATTTCATCCAGGTACCTACTGGGAGTATGGTACTTCTGCGGACGTCTTGGGAGCAGTTATAGAAGTTGTCACCGGTAAAAGCTTTGGCAAATTCTTAAGGGATGAGATCTTTACCCCCCTCAATATGATTGATACGGATTTTTGGGTTCCGGAAGAAAAAAGGCACCGACTAGTGAAAATCTATGCAGCTGACGGAAAGGGCGGTCTTACACCTTATGCCGGAAACCATTTGGGCATAAACAATAAGATGGATAGAAAGGCTGCCTTTGAATCAGGAGGTGCAGGACTTGCTTCCACTATAGACGACTATGCAAAATTTGCTAAGATGCTTATGAATGGCGGAAGCCTAGAGGGGGTTCAGATATTACGTACCAAAACAGTGAACTACCTCACAACAGCAATCTTAAATTCAGCCCAGCAAAAGGGCTTTGATAACTGGCTTACCTTTGCAGGCCACAGTTACGGTAACCTGATGCGTATAATGACCGACTGCAACAAAGCAGGTACTCTGGGAAGTGTTGGTGAGTACGGCTGGGATGGTTGGCTTGGTGCATATTTCTGCAATAGTCCAAAAGATGATTTAACTTTCTTATTTATGATGCAGAAAACTGATACTGGAACCTCATCCCTTACAAGGAAGCTGCGCAACATTATTTTTAGTGTATTGAGCGATTAA
- the tnpA gene encoding IS66 family insertion sequence element accessory protein TnpA has protein sequence MTKLNMEDWQQLIADYRSSGLTGPVWCQQKQLSIHKLRYWINKFNKAEFKEEPRQQWVSVKTNLSITTTSITVKVGKAEISVSQDFDKELFADVVQSLLTLC, from the coding sequence TTGACAAAATTAAATATGGAAGATTGGCAGCAGCTCATTGCTGATTATAGATCTAGCGGCCTTACCGGGCCGGTATGGTGTCAGCAAAAACAATTGAGTATACACAAATTACGCTATTGGATTAACAAATTCAACAAAGCAGAGTTTAAAGAAGAACCAAGACAGCAGTGGGTTTCAGTAAAAACAAATTTATCTATAACAACAACATCTATTACTGTAAAAGTCGGTAAGGCTGAAATTTCAGTTTCGCAAGACTTCGATAAAGAACTCTTTGCAGATGTTGTCCAATCCCTATTAACTTTATGTTAA
- a CDS encoding IS91 family transposase, protein MLTQGVPEELRNYFYKRREMLKDLMDGVYQVIDYWYKKHKGKSYEVGVIAVIHTFGRDLKWNPHVHALVTEGAINNKYSWWKPVEYIPYEYLRKSWQKIVLDIIKKYFKDYKTRKLISTLYRVYKDGFYVNADRALTDMKKATKYIGRYLARAAIAEYRIESYDGENVTFWYEDHDTGEHIKVTLDVLTFIGKLVQQIHKKGFKCVRRYGLYSRKKNALAKEIIHLYKFVKQLKICKRQSFSTFNNLKNSIKISQ, encoded by the coding sequence ATCTTAACACAGGGGGTACCTGAGGAACTTAGAAATTATTTTTATAAAAGAAGAGAGATGCTTAAAGACCTGATGGACGGAGTCTATCAAGTAATTGACTATTGGTACAAAAAACACAAGGGCAAGAGTTATGAGGTGGGTGTAATAGCGGTAATTCATACTTTTGGACGAGACTTAAAATGGAATCCTCATGTGCATGCACTTGTTACGGAAGGGGCTATTAACAATAAATATAGCTGGTGGAAGCCGGTAGAATATATACCATATGAATACCTAAGGAAGTCTTGGCAAAAAATTGTTTTAGATATCATAAAGAAATATTTTAAGGATTATAAAACTAGAAAATTAATTAGTACCTTGTACAGGGTATATAAAGATGGTTTTTATGTTAATGCAGACAGAGCCCTTACAGATATGAAAAAAGCCACTAAATACATAGGGAGATATCTTGCAAGAGCTGCGATAGCAGAGTATAGAATTGAAAGCTATGATGGTGAGAATGTAACCTTTTGGTACGAAGACCATGATACCGGTGAACATATAAAAGTTACATTGGATGTATTAACGTTCATTGGAAAGCTGGTACAACAAATTCATAAAAAAGGCTTTAAGTGCGTTAGAAGGTATGGTCTATATTCAAGGAAGAAAAATGCTTTGGCTAAAGAAATAATACACTTGTATAAGTTTGTTAAACAGTTAAAGATTTGTAAGCGTCAAAGTTTTAGTACCTTTAATAACTTGAAAAATAGCATTAAAATATCCCAGTAA